The Pecten maximus chromosome 11, xPecMax1.1, whole genome shotgun sequence genome has a segment encoding these proteins:
- the LOC117338171 gene encoding toll-like receptor 1: MENYLLFLVICVHWTVHYSDGLPDCCSVQRLEETFEVTCPGCRLQVIPQDEEKNTTSLNLMHNNVKILLKESFINMPHLEHIVLSFNSLSVISTGTFHHLVNLTYLDLSHNLLDGFSFEASAFNPRNNLKTLIMYSNNFHLRKVYPEPTLLSLSQIETLHIDIFDGLTFGEGFLNLNKMKTLSFKQRGELSIRNTSFQRLESMDIHKLSLFFKTEKLERNALHPFRNLSKLCLTSRRYRDVRDVLPLLHGLRGRTMESIEILHNYVRNDNTVHLENSDIRFFSAICIRKLNLSNNAIGSISIEAVLSWASRGCIEYLDLSRNTFQSPQVFFILKLFPSIQYFDCSYKTSTFMRKRRTFKNRKIYLPDSLIYLNLRHFKFTSDFGRLGFIDKNLKILDISYQEPLFTCGGHRFNGLSHLTEFDMSGIVCSFPHPEMFTAMLNLTKLTARECLLGYSGLVHNKLFQGLTRLTTIDLSSNKIRYLNSSTFKDQSDSMKMLLLADNLIESLPIQSLVRLKVLELLDIRNNLIASLTYSEITLLENYRSVSERFRVKLAGNPVLCDCNSLDFLSWIATTQVIYDKDDIVCINSHMKIVEMLETFHDFRIDCTSQFWLIISISLTVIFLVLGIMFRLAWRYSVNLRFWCRHQVEHETPPYDIFISYCREDCRWIRKSFTTWLEQHDIRYSAEDKTFETGLDICDNIMRAIDDSYQTLFVVSCKFLEYEWQTFAMKVASRYSFREGRERMNIIILLDDMKRSEFPKLIRENWDIIRPLQWPDEHNTDKTRLRTARKLFWEKLLKRVRKGNKRLASSINSESTV; this comes from the exons ATGGAGAACTACTTACTTTTTCTAGTAATCTGCGTACACTGGACTGTCCATTATTCAG ATGGACTACCTGATTGTTGCAGCGTGCAAAGATTAGAAGAGACATTTGAAGTCACCTGTCCGGGCTGTCGTCTGCAAGTCATTCCTCAGGATGAAGAGAAGAACACAACTTCCTTAAACCTTATGCACAACAACGTAAAAATCCTGCTTAAAGAGTCCTTTATAAATATGCCACATTTAGAACATATTGTATTGTCCTTTAACAGTTTGTCAGTCATTTCGACTGGCACCTTTCATCACCTGGTCAACCTGACGTACCTTGACCTATCACATAATCTCCTTGATGGCTTCTCATTCGAAGCATCCGCCTTCAATCCCCGAAATAACCTCAAGACTCTTATCATGTACAGTAACAACTTCCATTTAAGGAAGGTCTATCCAGAACCAACGTTATTGTCTCTTTCACAAATTGAAACACTTCATATTGATATATTCGACGGATTGACTTTTGGAGAGggatttttgaatttaaacaaaatgaaaacattgtcgtTCAAACAAAGAGGAGAGCTGTCGATAAGAAACACATCATTTCAACGATTGGAGagtatggatattcataaattAAGTCTTTTCTTTAAAACCGAAAAGCTAGAAAGAAATGCATTGCATCCATTTCGAAATTTATCTAAGTTGTGTTTGACATCACGCCGATACCGAGACGTTCGTGATGTTCTGCCCCTTCTCCATGGATTACGAGGAAGAACGATGGAATCAATTGAAATTCTTCATAACTATGTTCGTAATGATAATACAGTTCACTTAGAAAATTCAGACATCCGTTTCTTCAGCGCTATTTGCATTAGAAAACTTAACCTTTCTAACAATGCAATTGGAAGTATTAGTATAGAAGCCGTGTTGTCATGGGCCAGTCGAGGCTGTATAGAGTATTTGGATTTGTCGAGAAACACTTTTCAATCACCACAAGTGtttttcattctgaaattatttccCTCGATACAATATTTTGATTGTTCATATAAAACGTCAACATTCATGCGAAAACGAAGAACCTTTAAAAATCGAAAGATTTATCTTCCAGACAGTCTCATTTATCTAAACCTTAGACATTTTAAATTTACCTCTGACTTCGGACGTCTCGGCTTTATTGACAAAAATCTGAAGATTTTGGACATCAGTTATCAGGAACCTCTATTTACATGTGGTGGACATCGTTTTAACGGTTTAAGTCACCTTACAGAGTTCGATATGTCTGGAATTGTTTGTTCATTTCCTCATCCTGAAATGTTCACTGCCATGTTAAATCTGACAAAACTAACGGCCAGAGAGTGTCTTCTAGGCTATAGTGGATTAGTTCATAACAAACTTTTTCAAGGATTGACACGTCTTACTACTATCGACCTTTCGTCAAACAAAATAAGGTATCTGAACTCGAGCACCTTTAAAGACCAGTCGGATTCGATGAAAATGTTACTTCTCGCAGACAATTTAATTGAAAGCCTTCCGATTCAAAGTCTGGTTCGCCTGAAGGTATTAGAATTGCTCGATATCAGAAATAACCTTATTGCTTCTTTAACCTATTCAGAAATTACTCTTCTTGAAAATTATAGATCGGTGTCAGAGAGGTTCAGAGTAAAACTTGCAGGAAATCCAGTCTTGTGTGACTGTAACAGCCTGGACTTCCTTTCTTGGATAGCCACGACACAGGTTATATATGACAAAGATGATATCGTATGTATAAACAGCCACATGAAAATTGTCGAGATGCTTGAAACATTTCACGATTTTAGAATTGACTGTACATCTCAGTTTTGGCTGATCATTTCTATCAGTCTCACAGTGATTTTCCTCGTGTTGGGAATCATGTTCCGATTGGCTTGGCGATACAGTGTGAATTTACGCTTTTGGTGCCGACATCAAGTAGAACACGAGACGCCGCCATATGATATCTTCATTTCATACTGCAGAGAAGATTGTCGATGGATACGGAAATCATTTACTACATGGCTAGAACAACACGATATCAGATATAGCGCCGAAGATAAAACTTTTGAAACGGGACTAGATATTTGTGATAATATTATGAGAGCGATTGATGATTCGTATCAAACTTTATTTGTAGTAAGCTGTAAATTCCTTGAATACGAATGGCAAACATTCGCTATGAAAGTAGCAAGTAGATACTCATTTCGTGAAGGAAGAGAACGCATGAATATCATTAtcctattagatgatatgaagCGGAGCGAATTTCCAAAACTCATCCGAGAAAACTGGGACATCATACGCCCTTTACAATGGCCAGATGAGCataacactgataaaacaaGACTCCGTACAGCAAGGAAGCTATTTTGGGAAAAGTTGTTAAAACGCGTTCGGAAAGGAAATAAACGACTAGCTTCATCTATTAATTCCGAGTCAACAGTATAG